The following proteins come from a genomic window of Lolium rigidum isolate FL_2022 chromosome 5, APGP_CSIRO_Lrig_0.1, whole genome shotgun sequence:
- the LOC124651853 gene encoding thioredoxin M-type, chloroplastic, with amino-acid sequence MALETCLRAWALHAPQAGSRERLSSSSYAPSRSRTAAPAVVTPSPSPSALVAPRRPSRFVCQCKNAVDEVIVADEKNWDNLVIASESPVLVEFWAPWCGPCRMIAPVIDELAKDYVGKIKCCKVNTDDCPNIASTYGIRSIPTVLMFKDGEKKESVIGAVPKTSLCTIIDKYIGS; translated from the exons ATGGCGTTGGAGACATGCCTCAGAGCCTGGGCCCTGCACGCGCCCCAGGCCGGCAGCAGGGAGAGGCTTAGCAGCAGCAGCTACGCTCCGTCCAGGTCAAGGaccgccgcccccgccgtcgtCACGCCGTCCCCGTCACCGTCCGCCCTGGTGGCGCCGCGGCGGCCGTCTCGCTTCGTCTGCCAGTGCAAGAACGCCGTCGATGAAG TAATTGTGGCGGACGAGAAGAACTGGGACAACTTGGTGATCGCGTCCgagtcgccggtgctggtggagtTCTGGGCGCCGTGGTGCGGGCCGTGCCGGATGATTGCGCCGGTGATCGACGAGCTTGCCAAGGACTACGTGGGGAAGATCAAGTGCTGCAAAGTGAACACGGACGACTGCCCAAACATCGCGTCCACCTACGGCATCCGGAGCATTCCCACCGTGCTCATGTTCAAGGACGGCGAGAAGAAGGAGAGCGTCATCGGCGCCGTCCCCAAGACCAGCCTCTGCACCATCATCGACAAGTACATCGGCAGCTAA